The sequence below is a genomic window from Sorangiineae bacterium MSr12523.
TCGTCAGCGTGCACGGTGGGCCGGCCGGCTCGTCCCCGGTGCGTTGGTCGACGCAGGTTCGGTTTTACACGGCCCATGGCTTCATCGTCGTCGAGCCCAACATCCGCGGCTCGACGGGCTTCGGCCGCGCGTACGAACAGGCCGACGACGGGCCGAAGCGCATGGATGCCGTGAAGGACATCGAGGCGGTTGGGCAATGGGTGCTTTCCACGCCGTGGGCCGATCCTGCGCGCCTCGTGCTCTCCGGCGGGAGCTACGGCGGCTACATGACTTTGATGGGGCTCACGCACCATCCCACGATGTGGAAGGCGGGCATCGATCTCGTGGGCGTCTACGATTGGCGCACGTTCATGCGCTCCACGAGCGGCGAGATTCGTAGCGTTTTCCAAAAGGAAATCGGCCCCGAAAGCGACAGCGCCTTCCTGGCGTCGATTTCACCGGCGACCCGGGTCGATTCCATTTCGGTCCCCTTGTTCGTCTACGCCGGCGCCAACGATCCGCGCGTCGCGCGCTCGGAATCGGACCAAATCGTCCGCTCGCTGCGCACGCGAAAAGTACCTGTAGAATACATGGTCGCCGACAACGAGGGCCACTCCCTCGATCGCAAAGAGACCGTCACCTCCTTTCTCGCCCGCAGCACGCGCTTCTTGGAGGAAGCGCTGAAGCTCGAACGCCAGTAAATGGCATTGTTCGCGATCGTGATCGCGCGATAGGCTCGTCGGCATGATCGCTCTTCTCGCGTCGGCCCTGGCGGCGACGATTTGCAATGTGCATTGCGAGCCGCGCGATCCTGCGGTGGCCGGTGCCGATCGCACGGCGGCGGAGGCCACGGTGTGGTCGCGCAAGATCGTGCTGCACCTCTCCGATCCGGATGCCATGGGCTGGGCCAGCATCGACGACGGCGATCCGGGCGATGAAGCATGGCTCGATCGATCCTTCGATGGCGGGCGCACGTGGGAGCCGGGTGGCAGCAAGCTCGGGGCGACGACGATTCCCTCGGGGCGGCACGGGTGGCGCACGCTCATGTACAACGTGGATGACCCTGCGACGCGGGGCATCGGTGCGCTGCGCGCATGCGGCAAGGCGGGCAATCGACCCGAGATCGCCTGCACACCGTGGTTTCGCACGGCGGCGAGCACGCGTGTCGAGGCCGCGGCCACGGCCCTCATGCAGCTTTACGACAATGGCACGGGCCTCTGGAAGACCACGGGCTGGTGGAACTCCGCCAATGCATTGACCGCGATGCTCGATTATTGGACGCGCACCGGCAATGCCCAATACCGCTATGCCATTGCCAACACGTTCGACAAAAACCGAGGCAACGATTTCACCAACGAATACCTCGACGACACCGGCTGGTGGGGCCTTGCATGGGTGCGCGCCTACGATCTCACGGGCGAGTCGCGGTACCTCGACATGGCGAAAAAGACCGCCGACTACATGAACGCGTACCGCGATGGCACCTGCGGGGGCGGCGTGTGGTGGCGCACCGACAAATCGTACAAGAATGCCATCACCAACGAGATTTTCATCGAACTGAGCGCCGCGTTGCACAATCGAATCGCGGGCGACACCGTCCACGTGCAGCGCGCCCGCGAGACGTGGCAATGGTTTCAAGCGAGCGGCATGATCAACGCGAACAACTTGATCAACGATGGCCTGGACTCCGCGACGTGCCGCAACAATGGGCAGACCACGTGGACGTACAATCAAGGCGTCATCTTGGGCGCGCTGGTGCAACTGCACGATGCCACCGGGGATGCGTCGTTGTTGACCAAGGCCCGGCAACTTGCTGACGCTTCGACCGCGAGCACCGCGCTCAACCCGGGTGGCATTCTGCGCGAGCCCTGCGAAAGCGGCAATTGTGGTGCGGATGGCCCGTCGTTCAAAGGCATCTACGTGCGCAACCTGGGCGAACTCGATCGCGCCCTCGCGGGTCGGCCGTATCGCATGTACCTGCAGCGGCAAGCCGATACGGCCTTTGCGCGCAATCGGACGATGCTGGATCAATATGGCCTGCATTGGAATGGGCCGTTCGATCAGGTGGACGCAGCCCGCCAACACAGTGCTCTCGAGGCCCACGTCGCCGCGTATTGAACGACGAGCCCTTGCCGGGGCGTTGGGGTGTACTTAGCCTCTTTCGACACTTTCGAGGGGAGACGTCCATGGTTCGTCCGCTATCTTGCAGTGCCGTTGCCGTTACGATGCTGACGCTCGTGGGATGCGACGCCGAGGCGCCTGCTGGCACGGAGACGGCAAACGTTGCCCAGGCATCATTTCGCACGGACGACGTCGTTCGCGAGTCGCTGGCGGGCGATGTGGCGCATTACAGCTTCGTCCTCCGCCTCGGCAACACGCCGAACGCGCG
It includes:
- a CDS encoding glycoside hydrolase family 76 protein, with amino-acid sequence MIALLASALAATICNVHCEPRDPAVAGADRTAAEATVWSRKIVLHLSDPDAMGWASIDDGDPGDEAWLDRSFDGGRTWEPGGSKLGATTIPSGRHGWRTLMYNVDDPATRGIGALRACGKAGNRPEIACTPWFRTAASTRVEAAATALMQLYDNGTGLWKTTGWWNSANALTAMLDYWTRTGNAQYRYAIANTFDKNRGNDFTNEYLDDTGWWGLAWVRAYDLTGESRYLDMAKKTADYMNAYRDGTCGGGVWWRTDKSYKNAITNEIFIELSAALHNRIAGDTVHVQRARETWQWFQASGMINANNLINDGLDSATCRNNGQTTWTYNQGVILGALVQLHDATGDASLLTKARQLADASTASTALNPGGILREPCESGNCGADGPSFKGIYVRNLGELDRALAGRPYRMYLQRQADTAFARNRTMLDQYGLHWNGPFDQVDAARQHSALEAHVAAY